From the Helicobacter mustelae genome, the window CAAGACGCAAGGAGCGCCTTTTAGCACTACAAAAAGAGCTTGGCAAAAATTGCGTGGGGATTCTTGCTCAAGACATCAATGATTTTGAGAAATTGAGGGCAAATTTAGAGGATTTTGCAGAAAGCATTGATGTGCTTATCAATAATGCAGGACTAGCTCTAGGGATAGAGCCAGCCTATGAGTGCGAACTCGCAGACTGGGAGAGGATGATAGAGACCAACGTCCTCTCACTTATAAGACTCACGCATTTTCTCCTGCCCCATATGATAAAAAGACAGCGCGGCCATATTATCAACATCGGCTCCATCGCGGGATCCTACCCCTACCCCGGTAGCAATGTCTATGGTGCCACCAAAGCCTTCCTCAAGCAATTCAGTCTCAATCTTCGCGCAGATCTCCTAGGCAAAAATATCCGTGTGAGCAATATCGAACCAGGACTTAGTGGAGGGAGTGAGTTTTCTTTGGTGCGCTTCAAGGGTGAGGAAAAAAGAGCCTACGAACTCTATGAGGGTGCGCATCCCTTGATGCCTGAGGATATCGCAGAGGCAGTGTTTTGGTGTGCATCACTGCCAGAGCATGTCAATATCAATCGCATCGAACTCATGCCCACCACCCAAGCCCCTGCAGGGCTCTCTGTACACAAGGATAAGGGATGAGCTCCAAATTTGTGGTGCGAGATTATGAAAAATTTGCACATGAGGCTAGAGAAATCTGTCCAAAACGCGTTTTTACCTCGCCGCTGACCACCTTTGCCTATGGGGTTGATGCCTCCTGCTACAGTACCACACCAAAAA encodes:
- a CDS encoding SDR family NAD(P)-dependent oxidoreductase — translated: MRVLITGASVGFGAEIAKKFSANDHEVILLARRKERLLALQKELGKNCVGILAQDINDFEKLRANLEDFAESIDVLINNAGLALGIEPAYECELADWERMIETNVLSLIRLTHFLLPHMIKRQRGHIINIGSIAGSYPYPGSNVYGATKAFLKQFSLNLRADLLGKNIRVSNIEPGLSGGSEFSLVRFKGEEKRAYELYEGAHPLMPEDIAEAVFWCASLPEHVNINRIELMPTTQAPAGLSVHKDKG